From the genome of Treponema peruense:
AAATAGAAGAAGAAAAAGATTTGCCTTCAGAAGAAGAAGTTTACCCTTTTGAAAACTTTATTACAAAGGCAGACGGCTACCACTATTTTGACATGGAAGTTATGACGCAGCATCTTTCGTTTACAAAAAGAAATGTGGATGCTGCAAAAAAGCTTATTGAAAATAAACAAATAATTTTGGAAACCGTTACGACCCAGTTTGATCAGGGAAGTGCAGAAGCGCATATTCAGGTTGGGGCACATTTTTATCCTGTAAGAGTTGAATTTTCCAACGAAGAAATTTCTGAGATTGAATGCAAGTGTCCTGAATGCAAACAGTATGTCGCGCGCTGGCACATGCATTACAATATGGTAATTCCGTGTAAATGTACAACTGCTCTTCTGATGCTTGCGGGTGAACGTTTAAGAAAAGAAAATCCCGGTGACGAAACAGACAGTTCCGCTTTGGAATTGATGGATATGATTCAAAAGCAGAATAATGTTCCGGCTGCAGAAGAAAGTGTAGAAAAAAAAGAAGTGTATAGTTTTGTTCCTTATCTTGAATATGACAATGATATTCTTTACGCGTCTTTTAAAATCGGAAGTTCACGCATGTATATTCTTAGAAAACTTTCTGAGTTTTTTGAAAGTGTGCAGAGCGGCGTTTCTTTTGCGCTTGGAAAGAATGTAAACTTTGACATAAAGAATGCTGAATTTGATGAGCTGTCACAGAAATATTTTGACTTTGCAAAAAAAATTGTACTTGATGAAAAATCAAAAATGGACATGATGGATTCAACTTATGTTGAACTGGGCTATGAAAAAATCAAGGGACGCTTTGTTCTTTTTGGAAAACGCCTTGATGATTTTTTTGATATTTCTTTTGGTTCCAAAGTTTATTTTACGGCAAAAAACAGACGCGGCAGTGAAACGGTAGAGATTGCGCTTGAAGAAAGAATGCCCAGGCTTGAAGCACAGGCTGATGTAATCAAAAATGATTTTTCTGGAGAACTTGAACGCATTGGTGTTAGAGGCCAACTTCCTGAATTTATTTACGGTGCTTCTACTAAATATTTTATAGATGAAAATCCGTATACGCTGTGCAGGGTTAACGCAGAAGACAATAAAAAAATTTCGGTGCTTGAAAAACTTGCCGAGTCAAACAGGTGCTGGGGTTTTGGAATAGGGCGCAAAAATTTTACACACTTTATGAACCACGTTCTTCCGTGGCTGCGGGACTTTGTAAATGTAGATGAAAGCGAGCTCGAAGTAGTGCAGAAAGTTCTTCCGCCTCCTGCAAAAATGAAATTCTTTTTGGACAAAGACGGCCCCGAAGTTTTTTGTGATGCGAAAATTTATTACGGTGACGATGAGTATAAAATAACAGATGCATTTTTTCATTTGCCTGTAAAAGACTTTCGCGATAAGCAGACAGAAGCAAACGCGTTTTCTCTTCTGCAGAAATATTTTGACCAGAGCAACTCTGAACGGCAGATTCTTTTTACAAATGATGAAGAAAAAATTTTTGATTTATTGAATCGGGGCCTTTCAGAACTTAAGTCTTTGGGCGACGTTATGATGTCTGAATCTTTTTCTTCCCAGAAAATACGTCAGAAGATTAAGCTTGCGACAGGTGTTTCCCTTAAAAGCGGTCTGCTTGATTTTTCTGTTTCTTCTTCTGAACTTAACCAGGAAGAACTTTATGAAATTCTTTCGGGAATGAAAAAAAAGAAAAAGTACATTCGGTTAACGAACGGAGATTTTGTAAATACCGGCGATGAAAATATTCAGCGTCTTAAAGAAATTACAGATACACTCGATATTACGCAAAAAGAATTTCTTCGCGGAAAAATTAAAATTCCTGCTTACCGTGCACTTTATCTTGACGGCATGCTTGAGTCAAATGAAAATATGTACACCGAGCGCGACAAGAATTTTAAGAATCTGATT
Proteins encoded in this window:
- a CDS encoding DEAD/DEAH box helicase, translating into MENFNSDLGDWKSRFSEKVLNSGKAYYDGGKVNVIHNTYDECYANVAGTYMYRVVLRRIGPGNWVSTCTCPYNLPCKHAAAVFFARERLMTFFEEETPAQKNIRDFLGSAYYSQKNKIDTFEEIEEEKDLPSEEEVYPFENFITKADGYHYFDMEVMTQHLSFTKRNVDAAKKLIENKQIILETVTTQFDQGSAEAHIQVGAHFYPVRVEFSNEEISEIECKCPECKQYVARWHMHYNMVIPCKCTTALLMLAGERLRKENPGDETDSSALELMDMIQKQNNVPAAEESVEKKEVYSFVPYLEYDNDILYASFKIGSSRMYILRKLSEFFESVQSGVSFALGKNVNFDIKNAEFDELSQKYFDFAKKIVLDEKSKMDMMDSTYVELGYEKIKGRFVLFGKRLDDFFDISFGSKVYFTAKNRRGSETVEIALEERMPRLEAQADVIKNDFSGELERIGVRGQLPEFIYGASTKYFIDENPYTLCRVNAEDNKKISVLEKLAESNRCWGFGIGRKNFTHFMNHVLPWLRDFVNVDESELEVVQKVLPPPAKMKFFLDKDGPEVFCDAKIYYGDDEYKITDAFFHLPVKDFRDKQTEANAFSLLQKYFDQSNSERQILFTNDEEKIFDLLNRGLSELKSLGDVMMSESFSSQKIRQKIKLATGVSLKSGLLDFSVSSSELNQEELYEILSGMKKKKKYIRLTNGDFVNTGDENIQRLKEITDTLDITQKEFLRGKIKIPAYRALYLDGMLESNENMYTERDKNFKNLIKEFKTVDESDFEISPELRSTMREYQVYGHKWLRTIGAYNFGGILADDMGLGKTLQTISVLLAEKENGQSGTSLIICPSSLLFNWINEFSKFAPGMKVAAVFGTVPERAKIISSYKDFDVLVTSYDLLKRDVAEYEDKEFFYAVIDEAQFIKNHSTANSKSVKTITAVHKIALTGTPIENRLSELWSIFDFLMPGFLYKYETFRKNYEAPIVKNQDVDVTENLRKMVSPFILRRLKSDVLKDLPEKIEEVRLAQFGDEQKKLYDAQALKLKKTIMSQKGDDFAKNKIQILAEITRLRQICCDPSLLFENYIGESAKREACVELIQSAIEGNHKILVFSQFTSMLELLQADLKANGISFYTITGSTEKKKRVEMVKQFNEDDTQVFLISLKAGGTGLNLTGADVVIHYDPWWNLAVQNQATDRAHRIGQTKSVSVFKLIAAGTIEEKIIELQNKKSELADEILSGEGANIMSMTKDDLLALI